One Astatotilapia calliptera chromosome 1, fAstCal1.2, whole genome shotgun sequence DNA segment encodes these proteins:
- the rbm26 gene encoding RNA-binding protein 26 isoform X2, with amino-acid sequence MIIENLDALKTWLSETLEPICDADPSALAKYVVALVKKDKSEKELKALCIDQLDVFLQKETQPFVDKLFEAVNNKSYLPQLEQPPSVIKVEKEEQKKDEANREDERDKKFLRRVNHSPPQSSSRYSRDSRRGDDRKRDDRSRKRDYDRNPPRRDSYRERYNRRRGRSRSYSRSRSRSRSWSKDRIRDRDRDRERDRDRDRTRSRSLSRTRSRSRSRERDSGKLKYDHERGDRSESGDGYTPAALVSTATTSHFPVPTLSSTITVIAPTHHHSNNTTESWSDFHPEHPMDRVPFNRGPPPQQRNRCRDYDEKGFCMQGDLCPFDHGSDPVVVEDVNLPSMLPFQPPPIPGVEPPPPPGLPPPPPLMNPPPVNLRPPVPPPGALPPSLPPIAGPPPPLPPLQPAGMDGPPNSITSSVPTIVTSGMRSSLPPLSRPLFNSDHYDIDVYNPEAPSITNTSRQIYRHRVNAQRPNLIGLTMGEVDQPHRDKIPNNSMRIVMESDSRKRPAPSHDGGLPTKKPWFDKINFNKPNHQGSHKRAQFTPNAKLLVRQIPPELNNISKLNEHFSKFGTIVNLQVAYQSDPEGALIQFSSPDEAKRAMQSTEAVLNNRFIRVHWFREDGNDAQGQSQLQQQLQPQQPPATSLKQSVKDRLGPMLPQNSGPGQESGAASQNPTKLSVKDRLGFCTKPAAPIEKFQVCSTSMGLTKTVYNPAVLKTAQRTSEEALKKKQEALKLQQDVRKKKQEILEKHIETQKLLISKLEKNKSMKAEDKAKIMETLDMLTKSITKLQEEIKLISSNSNPLRIAKSKAQAQKELLDAQLDLYKKTQAGEDTALLKIKYTQLQIEAAKRGLLSPGRGRGVHPRGRGAVRARGRGSRGRGRGVPLHAVVDHRPRALKISGFNDTDRIDLLPHFAQFGEIEDCRIDEGNLSAVITYKTRAEAEQAALHGVKFNNQTLRLAWHKPVTTLTTADADEAEPEEDEYPEESLSDDALLADDDEEEDDNEPRPWRR; translated from the exons ATGATCATTGAAAACCTCGATGCCTTGAAAACATGGCTGTCTGAAACCCTCGAGCCCAT CTGTGATGCAGACCCTTCTGCACTCGCCAAGTATGTTGTTGCGTTGGTGAAGAAGGACAAAAGTGAAAAGGAACTTAAAGCCCTTTGTATAGACCAGCTGGATGTATTTCTTCAGAAAG aaaCCCAGCCATTTGTGGATAAGCTGTTTGAAGCCGTTAACAACAAAAGCTACCTCCCACAGCTTGAGCAGCCACCCTCTGTGATCAAAGTTGAGAAAGAAGAGCAGAAGAAAGATGAG gCAAATCGTGAAGACGAACGAGACAAGAAATTTTTGCGACGCGTGAATCACAGCCCCCCACAATCAAGTTCTCGCTACAGCAGAGACAGCAG gAGAGGAGATGACCGTAAGCGAGACGATCGCTCCAGGAAGAGGGATTATGATCGCAACCCGCCGAGAAGGGACTCTTACCGTGAACGCTACAATCGCAGAAGAGGCCGCAGCCGCAGTTACAGTCGTAGTCGTAGCCGAAGCAGGAGCTGGAGCAAAGACCGTATCCGAGACCGTGACAGAGACAGGGAAAGAGACAGGGATCGAGATCGCACCAGGAGCCGGTCCCTCAGTAGAACTCGGTCGAGAAGCAGAAGTCGAG aACGAGACTCTGGAAAGTTGAAGTATGACCATGAACGAGGGGACAGGTCAGAGAGTGGTGATGGATATACCCCAGCTGCTCTtgtctccactgcaaccacttcACACTTCCCTGTGCCAACACTGAGCAGCACTATTACAGTCATTGCTCCCACACATCATCACAGCAACAACACCACAGAGAGCTGGTCAGACTTCCATCCCGAGCACCCTATGGATCGGGTCCCTTTCAACAGGGGGCCTCCCCCTCAACAGAGAAATCGATGCCGTGACTATGACG AAAAGGGATTCTGCATGCAGGGGGATCTGTGTCCTTTCGATCACGGAAGTGATCCCGTTGTAGTGGAGGATGTCAATTTGCCCAGTATGTTGCCCTTCCAACCTCCACCAATTCCAGGTGTGGAGCCACCACCACCCCCAGgcctcccaccaccaccacctctcatGAACCCACCACCTGTGAACCTTCGGCCACCTGTGCCCCCTCCAGGTGCCCTTCCACCTAGCCTCCCACCCATTGCAG gtccccctcctcctcttcctccactgcAACCAGCAGGCATGGATGGTCCTCCCAATTCCATCACCAGCTCCGTTCCCACCATTGTCACCTCTGGGATGCGCTCCTCGCTTCCACCACTCTCAAGGCCACTCTTCAACTCTG ATCACTATGACATAGACGTGTACAATCCCGAGGCCCCCAGCATCACCAATACTTCCAGGCAGATCTATCGTCACCGGGTCAATGCCCAGAGACCCAACCTGATTGGTCTCACTATGGGGGAGGTCGATCAGCCACACAGAG ACAAGATTCCCAACAACAGTATGAGAATTGTCATGGAATCTGATTCGAGGAAGAGACCCGCTCCATCTCATGATGGAGGGCTGCCCACCAAGAAACCTTGGTTTGACAA AATCAACTTTAATAAACCCAACCACCAGGGCAGCCACAAAAGGGCTCAGTTTACTCCTAACGCCAAGCTGCTTGTTCGGCAAATTCCCCCCGAGCTCAACAACATCAGCAAACTCAACGAGCATTTCAGCAAGTTTGGAACCATCGTCAACCTGCAG gTGGCCTACCAGAGTGACCCTGAGGGGGCACTGATACAGTTTTCCTCTCCTGATGAGGCAAAGCGGGCCATGCAAAGCACTGAGGCGGTTCTCAACAACCGTTTCATCAGGGTACACTGGTTTCGTGAGGATGGAAACGATGCCCAGGGCCAGTCTCAGTTACAGCAGCAGTTACAGCCACAG cagcCTCCAGCCACTTCCCTGAAGCAGTCTGTCAAAGACCGTCTGGGACCCATGCTGCCCCAGAATTCAGGGCCCGGTCAGGAATCCGGTGCAGCCTCACAG AATCCCACTAAGCTGTCAGTGAAGGATCGTCTAGGCTTCTGTACAAAACCAGCAGCTCCAATTGAAAAA TTTCAGGTGTGTTCAACGTCCATGGGACTCACAAAGACTGTGTACAATCCTGCTGTCCTGAAGACAGCACAAAGGACCTCAGAGGAAGCTTTGAAGAAGAAACAG GAAGCTCTAAAACTGCAGCAAGATgtgaggaagaagaagcaggaAATATTGGAGAAGCACATTGAGACACAAAAG ctcctgaTATCCAAACTTGAGAAGAACAAATCAATGAAGGCAGAGGATAAAGCCAAGATCATGGAAACTTTGGACATGTTAACAAAGAGCATCACCAAACTGCAAGAGGAGATAAAATTAATCTCAAGCAACAGCAACCCACTGCGGATAGCAAAAAGCAAGGCCCAG GCACAGAAAGAACTGCTGGATGCACAGCTGGATCTGTATAAGAAGACTCAGGCTGGAGAGGACACAGCCCTGTTGAAGATCAAATATACCCAGCTGCAAATTGAG gCAGCTAAACGGGGGCTGCTGTCACCAGGGCGGGGCCGGGGTGTCCATCCTCGGGGCCGCGGTGCCGTCAGGGCTCGGGGAAGGGGCTCTAGGGGGCGAGGAAGAGGTGTGCCGCTGCACGCAGTCGTGGATCATCGACCAAGAGCGCTGAAAATTTCTGGTTTCAACGACACAGACCGCATAGATTTGCTACCACACTTTGCT CAATTTGGAGAAATTGAAGATTGCCGGATTGACGAGGGTAACCTGTCCGCGGTCATCACGTACAAGACGAGAGCGGAAGCAGAGCAG GCGGCTCTTCACGGAGTGAAATTTAATAACCAGACTTTGCGCCTGGCTTGGCATAAGCCTGTCACCACTCTCACTACTGCGGATGCTGACGAAGCAGAACCTGAGGAAGATGAG TACCCAGAAGAGTCTCTAAGCGATGATGCGCTGCTGGCGGACGACGATGAGGAAGAAGACGACAACGAGCCTCGCCCCTGGCGCAGATGA
- the rbm26 gene encoding RNA-binding protein 26 isoform X3: MIIENLDALKTWLSETLEPICDADPSALAKYVVALVKKDKSEKELKALCIDQLDVFLQKETQPFVDKLFEAVNNKSYLPQLEQPPSVIKVEKEEQKKDEANREDERDKKFLRRVNHSPPQSSSRYSRDSRRGDDRKRDDRSRKRDYDRNPPRRDSYRERYNRRRGRSRSYSRSRSRSRSWSKDRIRDRDRDRERDRDRDRTRSRSLSRTRSRSRSRERDSGKLKYDHERGDRSESGDGYTPAALVSTATTSHFPVPTLSSTITVIAPTHHHSNNTTESWSDFHPEHPMDRVPFNRGPPPQQRNRCRDYDEKGFCMQGDLCPFDHGSDPVVVEDVNLPSMLPFQPPPIPGVEPPPPPGLPPPPPLMNPPPVNLRPPVPPPGALPPSLPPIAGPPPPLPPLQPAGMDGPPNSITSSVPTIVTSGMRSSLPPLSRPLFNSDHYDIDVYNPEAPSITNTSRQIYRHRVNAQRPNLIGLTMGEVDQPHRADKIPNNSMRIVMESDSRKRPAPSHDGGLPTKKPWFDKINFNKPNHQGSHKRAQFTPNAKLLVRQIPPELNNISKLNEHFSKFGTIVNLQVAYQSDPEGALIQFSSPDEAKRAMQSTEAVLNNRFIRVHWFREDGNDAQGQSQLQQQLQPQPPATSLKQSVKDRLGPMLPQNSGPGQESGAASQNPTKLSVKDRLGFCTKPAAPIEKFQVCSTSMGLTKTVYNPAVLKTAQRTSEEALKKKQEALKLQQDVRKKKQEILEKHIETQKLLISKLEKNKSMKAEDKAKIMETLDMLTKSITKLQEEIKLISSNSNPLRIAKSKAQAQKELLDAQLDLYKKTQAGEDTALLKIKYTQLQIEAAKRGLLSPGRGRGVHPRGRGAVRARGRGSRGRGRGVPLHAVVDHRPRALKISGFNDTDRIDLLPHFAQFGEIEDCRIDEGNLSAVITYKTRAEAEQAALHGVKFNNQTLRLAWHKPVTTLTTADADEAEPEEDEYPEESLSDDALLADDDEEEDDNEPRPWRR; encoded by the exons ATGATCATTGAAAACCTCGATGCCTTGAAAACATGGCTGTCTGAAACCCTCGAGCCCAT CTGTGATGCAGACCCTTCTGCACTCGCCAAGTATGTTGTTGCGTTGGTGAAGAAGGACAAAAGTGAAAAGGAACTTAAAGCCCTTTGTATAGACCAGCTGGATGTATTTCTTCAGAAAG aaaCCCAGCCATTTGTGGATAAGCTGTTTGAAGCCGTTAACAACAAAAGCTACCTCCCACAGCTTGAGCAGCCACCCTCTGTGATCAAAGTTGAGAAAGAAGAGCAGAAGAAAGATGAG gCAAATCGTGAAGACGAACGAGACAAGAAATTTTTGCGACGCGTGAATCACAGCCCCCCACAATCAAGTTCTCGCTACAGCAGAGACAGCAG gAGAGGAGATGACCGTAAGCGAGACGATCGCTCCAGGAAGAGGGATTATGATCGCAACCCGCCGAGAAGGGACTCTTACCGTGAACGCTACAATCGCAGAAGAGGCCGCAGCCGCAGTTACAGTCGTAGTCGTAGCCGAAGCAGGAGCTGGAGCAAAGACCGTATCCGAGACCGTGACAGAGACAGGGAAAGAGACAGGGATCGAGATCGCACCAGGAGCCGGTCCCTCAGTAGAACTCGGTCGAGAAGCAGAAGTCGAG aACGAGACTCTGGAAAGTTGAAGTATGACCATGAACGAGGGGACAGGTCAGAGAGTGGTGATGGATATACCCCAGCTGCTCTtgtctccactgcaaccacttcACACTTCCCTGTGCCAACACTGAGCAGCACTATTACAGTCATTGCTCCCACACATCATCACAGCAACAACACCACAGAGAGCTGGTCAGACTTCCATCCCGAGCACCCTATGGATCGGGTCCCTTTCAACAGGGGGCCTCCCCCTCAACAGAGAAATCGATGCCGTGACTATGACG AAAAGGGATTCTGCATGCAGGGGGATCTGTGTCCTTTCGATCACGGAAGTGATCCCGTTGTAGTGGAGGATGTCAATTTGCCCAGTATGTTGCCCTTCCAACCTCCACCAATTCCAGGTGTGGAGCCACCACCACCCCCAGgcctcccaccaccaccacctctcatGAACCCACCACCTGTGAACCTTCGGCCACCTGTGCCCCCTCCAGGTGCCCTTCCACCTAGCCTCCCACCCATTGCAG gtccccctcctcctcttcctccactgcAACCAGCAGGCATGGATGGTCCTCCCAATTCCATCACCAGCTCCGTTCCCACCATTGTCACCTCTGGGATGCGCTCCTCGCTTCCACCACTCTCAAGGCCACTCTTCAACTCTG ATCACTATGACATAGACGTGTACAATCCCGAGGCCCCCAGCATCACCAATACTTCCAGGCAGATCTATCGTCACCGGGTCAATGCCCAGAGACCCAACCTGATTGGTCTCACTATGGGGGAGGTCGATCAGCCACACAGAG CAGACAAGATTCCCAACAACAGTATGAGAATTGTCATGGAATCTGATTCGAGGAAGAGACCCGCTCCATCTCATGATGGAGGGCTGCCCACCAAGAAACCTTGGTTTGACAA AATCAACTTTAATAAACCCAACCACCAGGGCAGCCACAAAAGGGCTCAGTTTACTCCTAACGCCAAGCTGCTTGTTCGGCAAATTCCCCCCGAGCTCAACAACATCAGCAAACTCAACGAGCATTTCAGCAAGTTTGGAACCATCGTCAACCTGCAG gTGGCCTACCAGAGTGACCCTGAGGGGGCACTGATACAGTTTTCCTCTCCTGATGAGGCAAAGCGGGCCATGCAAAGCACTGAGGCGGTTCTCAACAACCGTTTCATCAGGGTACACTGGTTTCGTGAGGATGGAAACGATGCCCAGGGCCAGTCTCAGTTACAGCAGCAGTTACAGCCACAG cCTCCAGCCACTTCCCTGAAGCAGTCTGTCAAAGACCGTCTGGGACCCATGCTGCCCCAGAATTCAGGGCCCGGTCAGGAATCCGGTGCAGCCTCACAG AATCCCACTAAGCTGTCAGTGAAGGATCGTCTAGGCTTCTGTACAAAACCAGCAGCTCCAATTGAAAAA TTTCAGGTGTGTTCAACGTCCATGGGACTCACAAAGACTGTGTACAATCCTGCTGTCCTGAAGACAGCACAAAGGACCTCAGAGGAAGCTTTGAAGAAGAAACAG GAAGCTCTAAAACTGCAGCAAGATgtgaggaagaagaagcaggaAATATTGGAGAAGCACATTGAGACACAAAAG ctcctgaTATCCAAACTTGAGAAGAACAAATCAATGAAGGCAGAGGATAAAGCCAAGATCATGGAAACTTTGGACATGTTAACAAAGAGCATCACCAAACTGCAAGAGGAGATAAAATTAATCTCAAGCAACAGCAACCCACTGCGGATAGCAAAAAGCAAGGCCCAG GCACAGAAAGAACTGCTGGATGCACAGCTGGATCTGTATAAGAAGACTCAGGCTGGAGAGGACACAGCCCTGTTGAAGATCAAATATACCCAGCTGCAAATTGAG gCAGCTAAACGGGGGCTGCTGTCACCAGGGCGGGGCCGGGGTGTCCATCCTCGGGGCCGCGGTGCCGTCAGGGCTCGGGGAAGGGGCTCTAGGGGGCGAGGAAGAGGTGTGCCGCTGCACGCAGTCGTGGATCATCGACCAAGAGCGCTGAAAATTTCTGGTTTCAACGACACAGACCGCATAGATTTGCTACCACACTTTGCT CAATTTGGAGAAATTGAAGATTGCCGGATTGACGAGGGTAACCTGTCCGCGGTCATCACGTACAAGACGAGAGCGGAAGCAGAGCAG GCGGCTCTTCACGGAGTGAAATTTAATAACCAGACTTTGCGCCTGGCTTGGCATAAGCCTGTCACCACTCTCACTACTGCGGATGCTGACGAAGCAGAACCTGAGGAAGATGAG TACCCAGAAGAGTCTCTAAGCGATGATGCGCTGCTGGCGGACGACGATGAGGAAGAAGACGACAACGAGCCTCGCCCCTGGCGCAGATGA
- the rbm26 gene encoding RNA-binding protein 26 isoform X1, giving the protein MIIENLDALKTWLSETLEPICDADPSALAKYVVALVKKDKSEKELKALCIDQLDVFLQKETQPFVDKLFEAVNNKSYLPQLEQPPSVIKVEKEEQKKDEANREDERDKKFLRRVNHSPPQSSSRYSRDSRRGDDRKRDDRSRKRDYDRNPPRRDSYRERYNRRRGRSRSYSRSRSRSRSWSKDRIRDRDRDRERDRDRDRTRSRSLSRTRSRSRSRERDSGKLKYDHERGDRSESGDGYTPAALVSTATTSHFPVPTLSSTITVIAPTHHHSNNTTESWSDFHPEHPMDRVPFNRGPPPQQRNRCRDYDEKGFCMQGDLCPFDHGSDPVVVEDVNLPSMLPFQPPPIPGVEPPPPPGLPPPPPLMNPPPVNLRPPVPPPGALPPSLPPIAGPPPPLPPLQPAGMDGPPNSITSSVPTIVTSGMRSSLPPLSRPLFNSDHYDIDVYNPEAPSITNTSRQIYRHRVNAQRPNLIGLTMGEVDQPHRADKIPNNSMRIVMESDSRKRPAPSHDGGLPTKKPWFDKINFNKPNHQGSHKRAQFTPNAKLLVRQIPPELNNISKLNEHFSKFGTIVNLQVAYQSDPEGALIQFSSPDEAKRAMQSTEAVLNNRFIRVHWFREDGNDAQGQSQLQQQLQPQQPPATSLKQSVKDRLGPMLPQNSGPGQESGAASQNPTKLSVKDRLGFCTKPAAPIEKFQVCSTSMGLTKTVYNPAVLKTAQRTSEEALKKKQEALKLQQDVRKKKQEILEKHIETQKLLISKLEKNKSMKAEDKAKIMETLDMLTKSITKLQEEIKLISSNSNPLRIAKSKAQAQKELLDAQLDLYKKTQAGEDTALLKIKYTQLQIEAAKRGLLSPGRGRGVHPRGRGAVRARGRGSRGRGRGVPLHAVVDHRPRALKISGFNDTDRIDLLPHFAQFGEIEDCRIDEGNLSAVITYKTRAEAEQAALHGVKFNNQTLRLAWHKPVTTLTTADADEAEPEEDEYPEESLSDDALLADDDEEEDDNEPRPWRR; this is encoded by the exons ATGATCATTGAAAACCTCGATGCCTTGAAAACATGGCTGTCTGAAACCCTCGAGCCCAT CTGTGATGCAGACCCTTCTGCACTCGCCAAGTATGTTGTTGCGTTGGTGAAGAAGGACAAAAGTGAAAAGGAACTTAAAGCCCTTTGTATAGACCAGCTGGATGTATTTCTTCAGAAAG aaaCCCAGCCATTTGTGGATAAGCTGTTTGAAGCCGTTAACAACAAAAGCTACCTCCCACAGCTTGAGCAGCCACCCTCTGTGATCAAAGTTGAGAAAGAAGAGCAGAAGAAAGATGAG gCAAATCGTGAAGACGAACGAGACAAGAAATTTTTGCGACGCGTGAATCACAGCCCCCCACAATCAAGTTCTCGCTACAGCAGAGACAGCAG gAGAGGAGATGACCGTAAGCGAGACGATCGCTCCAGGAAGAGGGATTATGATCGCAACCCGCCGAGAAGGGACTCTTACCGTGAACGCTACAATCGCAGAAGAGGCCGCAGCCGCAGTTACAGTCGTAGTCGTAGCCGAAGCAGGAGCTGGAGCAAAGACCGTATCCGAGACCGTGACAGAGACAGGGAAAGAGACAGGGATCGAGATCGCACCAGGAGCCGGTCCCTCAGTAGAACTCGGTCGAGAAGCAGAAGTCGAG aACGAGACTCTGGAAAGTTGAAGTATGACCATGAACGAGGGGACAGGTCAGAGAGTGGTGATGGATATACCCCAGCTGCTCTtgtctccactgcaaccacttcACACTTCCCTGTGCCAACACTGAGCAGCACTATTACAGTCATTGCTCCCACACATCATCACAGCAACAACACCACAGAGAGCTGGTCAGACTTCCATCCCGAGCACCCTATGGATCGGGTCCCTTTCAACAGGGGGCCTCCCCCTCAACAGAGAAATCGATGCCGTGACTATGACG AAAAGGGATTCTGCATGCAGGGGGATCTGTGTCCTTTCGATCACGGAAGTGATCCCGTTGTAGTGGAGGATGTCAATTTGCCCAGTATGTTGCCCTTCCAACCTCCACCAATTCCAGGTGTGGAGCCACCACCACCCCCAGgcctcccaccaccaccacctctcatGAACCCACCACCTGTGAACCTTCGGCCACCTGTGCCCCCTCCAGGTGCCCTTCCACCTAGCCTCCCACCCATTGCAG gtccccctcctcctcttcctccactgcAACCAGCAGGCATGGATGGTCCTCCCAATTCCATCACCAGCTCCGTTCCCACCATTGTCACCTCTGGGATGCGCTCCTCGCTTCCACCACTCTCAAGGCCACTCTTCAACTCTG ATCACTATGACATAGACGTGTACAATCCCGAGGCCCCCAGCATCACCAATACTTCCAGGCAGATCTATCGTCACCGGGTCAATGCCCAGAGACCCAACCTGATTGGTCTCACTATGGGGGAGGTCGATCAGCCACACAGAG CAGACAAGATTCCCAACAACAGTATGAGAATTGTCATGGAATCTGATTCGAGGAAGAGACCCGCTCCATCTCATGATGGAGGGCTGCCCACCAAGAAACCTTGGTTTGACAA AATCAACTTTAATAAACCCAACCACCAGGGCAGCCACAAAAGGGCTCAGTTTACTCCTAACGCCAAGCTGCTTGTTCGGCAAATTCCCCCCGAGCTCAACAACATCAGCAAACTCAACGAGCATTTCAGCAAGTTTGGAACCATCGTCAACCTGCAG gTGGCCTACCAGAGTGACCCTGAGGGGGCACTGATACAGTTTTCCTCTCCTGATGAGGCAAAGCGGGCCATGCAAAGCACTGAGGCGGTTCTCAACAACCGTTTCATCAGGGTACACTGGTTTCGTGAGGATGGAAACGATGCCCAGGGCCAGTCTCAGTTACAGCAGCAGTTACAGCCACAG cagcCTCCAGCCACTTCCCTGAAGCAGTCTGTCAAAGACCGTCTGGGACCCATGCTGCCCCAGAATTCAGGGCCCGGTCAGGAATCCGGTGCAGCCTCACAG AATCCCACTAAGCTGTCAGTGAAGGATCGTCTAGGCTTCTGTACAAAACCAGCAGCTCCAATTGAAAAA TTTCAGGTGTGTTCAACGTCCATGGGACTCACAAAGACTGTGTACAATCCTGCTGTCCTGAAGACAGCACAAAGGACCTCAGAGGAAGCTTTGAAGAAGAAACAG GAAGCTCTAAAACTGCAGCAAGATgtgaggaagaagaagcaggaAATATTGGAGAAGCACATTGAGACACAAAAG ctcctgaTATCCAAACTTGAGAAGAACAAATCAATGAAGGCAGAGGATAAAGCCAAGATCATGGAAACTTTGGACATGTTAACAAAGAGCATCACCAAACTGCAAGAGGAGATAAAATTAATCTCAAGCAACAGCAACCCACTGCGGATAGCAAAAAGCAAGGCCCAG GCACAGAAAGAACTGCTGGATGCACAGCTGGATCTGTATAAGAAGACTCAGGCTGGAGAGGACACAGCCCTGTTGAAGATCAAATATACCCAGCTGCAAATTGAG gCAGCTAAACGGGGGCTGCTGTCACCAGGGCGGGGCCGGGGTGTCCATCCTCGGGGCCGCGGTGCCGTCAGGGCTCGGGGAAGGGGCTCTAGGGGGCGAGGAAGAGGTGTGCCGCTGCACGCAGTCGTGGATCATCGACCAAGAGCGCTGAAAATTTCTGGTTTCAACGACACAGACCGCATAGATTTGCTACCACACTTTGCT CAATTTGGAGAAATTGAAGATTGCCGGATTGACGAGGGTAACCTGTCCGCGGTCATCACGTACAAGACGAGAGCGGAAGCAGAGCAG GCGGCTCTTCACGGAGTGAAATTTAATAACCAGACTTTGCGCCTGGCTTGGCATAAGCCTGTCACCACTCTCACTACTGCGGATGCTGACGAAGCAGAACCTGAGGAAGATGAG TACCCAGAAGAGTCTCTAAGCGATGATGCGCTGCTGGCGGACGACGATGAGGAAGAAGACGACAACGAGCCTCGCCCCTGGCGCAGATGA